The Acomys russatus chromosome 3, mAcoRus1.1, whole genome shotgun sequence genome has a window encoding:
- the Mustn1 gene encoding LOW QUALITY PROTEIN: musculoskeletal embryonic nuclear protein 1 (The sequence of the model RefSeq protein was modified relative to this genomic sequence to represent the inferred CDS: substituted 1 base at 1 genomic stop codon): MSEVGTPEAPIKKKRPPVKEEDLKGARGNLAKNQEIKSKTYQVMRDCEQAGSAAPSVFSRNRTGTETVFEKPKXAPAESVFG; encoded by the exons ATGTCTGAG GTTGGCACTCCTGAAGCCCCCATCAAGAAGAAGCGCCCCCCTGTGAAGGAAGAAGACCTGAAGGGGGCCCGAGGGAACCTGGCCAAGAACCAAGAGATCAAGTCTAAGACATACCAGGTCATGCGGGACTGTG AGCAAGCTGGTTCAGCTGCCCCATCCGTATTCAGCCGCAACCGCACAGGCACCGAGACAGTCTTTGAGAAGCCCAAATAGGCACCTGCCGAGAGTGTCTTTGGCTGA